One Arachis hypogaea cultivar Tifrunner chromosome 18, arahy.Tifrunner.gnm2.J5K5, whole genome shotgun sequence genomic window, CTTTGCTGGCTTCTTGAGGTAACGTTTCAACCCCACTATATACTTCTCTGTTCTATCTACTTAAACATGACAATGATTCATTAATCCAACTACTTTCTAATGTATCATTGTGTTTTGTTGTTTGAAAAGACAGATAATGAAAAcccaatttaattttgatgtactggttcaatgtaaagtagttttacacgtgCATCCAATTACATAACACCATATCAGTAAAAATAGACCACATGAATGGTTATCCAAAAGAAGTGATGTGATTGCACGACTGTGTAAAACGCGTTacagcatcaaaattaaactctccAAACTAAAAGCTTCCTTTTTTtctcatgttttcttttcttttcacctAATTGAAATTTTCACTTTCAATCAATGAAGTAATTAAGATCATATGATGCAGGATTGGAACAGGATCAGGACCTTGGGAATTCCTATGGAGATGAATGCAATCATGTTTGAGTGGTGTTATTGATATACATTCAAGTGTACAGACCAAAGAAGGAAGATTCCAACTGTAATCTTAGTCTTGTATGTAGAGAGAGAGTTTTGAAATCAAGAATAGCATCGAGATTTTTGTATTTAACCATGCTGTCCATGCAGCAAGGTTAGTTTATGAAAGTGTGGATGACACTGAAAGTTTGCATGAAACATGTAGATGATGCGGAATTCTTGTTTTCTTCAGATTTGAACCTTAGAAAGTAGAAACTATCATGTTTATAGTGGGTTCCAATATTGTTTTTTTCTTATATCATTAGTtgacattttattattttatttttttataacattttctCATTTAAAACTATGATTTAGAAAAAAGTAGTAGTTAAATTTATCAGTATAATGTGAATTAATTGGCAATGCAGAATAATTATGCAAAAAACATATTTGATTTCTGCTAAACTTACTAGAAACAAAGAACTGATATACCAAATATTGAATTAGATTAGTGAATTTTAGAGATTCACTAAAAGTAAGTTAAATTATCATAATcataaaatatccaaaatatagATAAGTcatcttttaattaatatttgagtTGATTACTTGTCTACTTGATTTGATTCATGTAAACTAGTTAGTTATATAAGTTATATGCAAACTTCTCTTTGATATTTTTTAGAAAACacttaaaaatgaattaaataatatatataaatatacataaatatataataattttagggTTCATCCAAAATCAAATTCttaacctttcggatctagagttctaataccatgtcatgatacaaCTCATCCCAGAAACTTACGTTGATAGAGAAACTCTAATACTCCATATATCTCCATTGTAcggtacaaatattccattggctccccactttttcatataataattattttttgtaatatttttatatttctttacttttaaacTCAAATTGGTACATCAATAtttgatcaaatttttttttggaaatcagtcggtttattttttttgttatctcaaaatacatttttattaattttcttttattttttatttttaccgaAGATATggagactcgaacccacaacctcttaattgagtatggagggACTATGCTATTTGAGCTATTGCTTCTTGgcttattaattttcttttaatagtctaaatatttattaatttaaataaacttaAGCGGTCAAGCCTAGTAAAGCTACTAtctataaataaaaagataatgcGTATTTTACAGTgtaaataactttttttatttactaataaataataaataataataacaaacgaTACTATTACTATTTTTTGGGGGAAAAATGGGAACTTTCGCCGCCAGCTTGAAACAGAGGAAGCAGTGAACAGAAAACACCAATGGCGATGGCGTTGGGTACCAAGCTCGAAACTTTTCGAAGCTATTCCTTACTCAGCTTCATCAGAACCCTAAGCACTTCTCCTTCGACTTCTGCTTCTGTCTCTTCCTCTGCAGCTTCTCAGAGCCCTAAGAAATCAAagcgaagaaagaagaagaacttgTTCGAGGTCGCTCAGTTCCTACCTAATTGGGGAATCGGGTACCACATGGCCAAGAGTCACTGGAAAGAAGTTTCTTATGAAATCACCAAAATTAATCTCTACAAGGTTCCTCCATTTTTCTCAATCTTAATCATTTCATCGTCTTATTTGAAATTCGCGATCAAACTCAAATCCCTCTTTTTTTTGGTGGCAGGATGGAAGACATGGCAAGGCATGGGGAATTGCTTATAAAAATGGTTAGTCTCGTAACTCTTATTatcaaagttttgattttttttttttaaaaaaaatctgtttTGCATTTTTAGTAGAAGTGCTTTATTAAGAAGTTGTGGATTTGCAATTAGTTTTGTTTGTTGAAGGCAGTGATTACTatgctgaatttttatttttcaattggaGTGTTATATATGAATTTGGCTTGGTAATCATTTAGGGTAATGTATATTATAATCTCTTTGCAAGGGATCCATATCTGAAGAGTCTgcataatcaataaaaaatgttGATAAGTGAAAAGTGTTTGAGCATATTGTTGATGCACTTTTCTCTTGTTGTAACATAATCTTATGGTGTGGTTGGAAGGGGTTTAGGGGAGTGAATGTGATTAAAAAGCTGAAATACTGAATCAGGAAGCTGGAATGTGCTATGTATGGTTTTGATGTGCTTCTTGGTTGAATTTTTAGTTTATTGGAATATCTAGTTGAATGCTTTTGTTCTTCTTACTGGCTGAACTTTCTCTAATTGTCTGATTCATATTGTATCATGTCCAATAATGTCGAATTTTATGATCCAAGTCTCCTAAGTTATGCTAATATGATTATGTGTTAGAACTTAGAAGCCTTGCTCAATAAATTCTTTAAGCCATTTGCAAATTACAACAAGCCTATTATATGCGGCATTACATGAACAGCAAAGATCGTTTGTACTTGTTGTCTGGCTGGCTCTGATATCATAGAAATTATCGCAGGCTTGCCAGCCGATGCTCCCAAGAAAATTAGTGGCGTTCACAAGCGCTGTTGGAGGTACCTCCCGAATATAGTAAAAGCCTCGGAAAGCTCACAAAACCTGGCGACCTCAACAGACAATGACCAAAAAGTTGAACCCCAAGCAATTTGATGCATTTCTTCAAGTGAGTTGGGATTTAGGGTTATTGAACTGGGTTTCAGTTCATTTGGCATAGTTATTTTGACTATAGTAGCATTTTTTATTCGGCTGGGAAATATATTTCTGCAGTCAGTCATGTAAGGTTCTTGTGCTTCTTTTTTCTTGAATCCTCAATTGAAAGACCTCGAGACCATAAAATATGTGCTTTGAGAGAGAGAGCAAGCTAGTATAATTCATCTTGTTCTTGTGCTTGTGTTCAGCCTTATGCATTAGGAATTTTGATCTTCACTTTTACCATATTCTGATTATTTTCAGTTGAGAACTATGAAGTTAATCTATAATGACTattcagaaaagaaaaatgttcaCAGTTCCTTGCTTGATTTGATGCAAGGAATTCGATGCAAATCTTTAcctatattttatattctatataGCATCTACGTATTCAGCAGATTAGACTGTTGGATGCTGTTATTATTTGTATCCTTTAGATGATGTTCATTTTAAAAGTTAAGTGTATATATGATGTTAAGTTACATTACttaaacaaataattaattttaaccaaCAACAATAGTAGATGTGATGGTAGATAGTGGTAAACGACATATGAATGATGATATTGGAGGCTCTCGGGGATTATAAATAGTTGATGGaaaaaaataagaggaaaaagtAGTATAAAAAGGTGAAATAAATAAGAAGGCAAATTACGATAGAATAAAACTAAGGATAATTTACATTGATCAAGACTAAAATTTTGTAAAAGCGCTGAATAAAAATTGGTTATATGTTTAtcctaaataaatttatataaattgaattaggcaaatttaatttttttttttggtgactaaatagaaaagaaagaaaaaaaaagagacaaaaccaaattaattggctagggtcatatctaaatctattag contains:
- the LOC112769178 gene encoding uncharacterized protein, giving the protein MAMALGTKLETFRSYSLLSFIRTLSTSPSTSASVSSSAASQSPKKSKRRKKKNLFEVAQFLPNWGIGYHMAKSHWKEVSYEITKINLYKDGRHGKAWGIAYKNGLPADAPKKISGVHKRCWRYLPNIVKASESSQNLATSTDNDQKVEPQAI